In Rhineura floridana isolate rRhiFlo1 chromosome 1, rRhiFlo1.hap2, whole genome shotgun sequence, the following proteins share a genomic window:
- the LOC133389205 gene encoding zinc finger protein 135-like isoform X2, with protein MEPPLCAAMLASGAARREPRAKGYIWGVKAEGEPSEVSLEKAEEQVQEQKLRSQDGAKRQKERQTHTGDKPYQCFECGKSFRWGSHLTSHQRTHTGDKPYKCFECGKSFSQSSNLTSHQRTHTGDKPYTCFECGKSFSDSSHLTSHQRSHTGDKPYKCLECGKSFSHYSNLSKHEKIHTGDKPYQCLECGKCFSQSGHLTSHQRTHTGDKPYKCLECGKSFSRGSHLTLHQRTHTRGKPYKSLKCGKSFSQSCNLTVHQRTHSGDKPYKCFECGKSFSRSNSLTSHQRTHTGDKPYKCLECGKSFSESCSLTVHQRTHTGDKPSTCFECGKSFSRSNSLTSHQRTHTGDKPYKCLKCGKSFSQSCNLTSHQRTHTGDKPYKCFDCGKSFSQSSTFTSHQRTHTGDKPYTCFECGKSFIKSSHLTSHQRTHTGDKPYKCLECGKSFSQSGHLTSHQRTHTGDKPYKCFECGKSFSQGSYLSLHHKTHTGDKPYKCL; from the coding sequence gatacatttggggggtcaaggctgagggagaaccatctgaagtatcactggaaaaagctgaggagcaggtgcaggagcagaaactgaggagtcaagatggagcaaagagacaaaaggagagacagactcacacgggagacaaaccttatcaatgcttcgagtgtggaaagagcttcaggtggggtagccaccttacttcgcatcaaagaactcacacaggagacaaaccttataaatgctttgagtgtggaaagagcttcagtcagagtagcaaccttacttcgcatcaaagaactcatacaggggacaaaccttatacatgcttcgagtgtggaaagagcttcagtgacagtagccaccttacttcgcatcaaagaagtcacacaggagacaaaccttataaatgcttggagtgtggaaagagcttcagtcactaTAGCAACCTTAGTAAACATGAaaaaattcacacaggggacaaaccttatcaatgcttagagtgtggaaagtgcttcagtcagagtggccaccttacttcgcatcaaagaactcacacaggagacaaaccttataaatgcttggagtgtggaaagagcttcagtcggggtagccaccttactttgcatcaaagaactcacacaagaGGCAAACCTTATAAATCcttgaagtgtggaaagagcttcagtcagagttgcaatcttactgtgcatcaaagaactcactcaggggacaaaccttataaatgcttcgagtgtggaaagagcttcagtcggagtaacagccttacttcgcatcaaagaactcacacaggggataaaccttataaatgcttggagtgtggaaagagcttcagtgagagttgcagccttactgtgcatcaaagaactcacacaggggacaaaccttctacatgcttcgagtgtggaaagagcttcagtcggagtaacagccttacttcgcatcaaagaactcacacaggggacaaaccttataaatgcttgaagtgtggaaagagcttcagtcagagttgcaaccttacttcgcatcaaagaactcacacaggggacaaaccttataaatgctttgactgtggaaagagcttcagtcagagtagcacctttacttcacatcaaagaactcacacaggggacaaaccttatacatgcttcgagtgtggaaagagcttcattaagagtagccaccttacttcgcatcaaagaactcacacaggtgacaaaccttataaatgcttggagtgtggaaagagcttcagtcagagtggccaccttacttcgcatcaaagaactcacacaggggacaaaccttataaatgcttcgagtgtggaaagagctttagtcagggTAGCTACCTTTctttgcatcacaaaactcatacaggcgacaaaccttataaatgcttgtag